GCGAGGTTCCCGCGTTCGCGGGAACGACGGTGGGTGGTTCTTGGACGGTAGCTCCGTAATAAGGGGTCAAGTCTTTCGTGATAGTTCAGTGGCGGTAATCGTTTGGAGTAGGGTGGTGCGTCCGTCTCTCTGGGAGGTCGAATGACGCAATCGCCCCATCTGCTGGCCGCCGTATCCGCCCACGGCCTGGGCCATCTCGCCCAGATCGCCTCGGTCATCAATGCGCTGCGCAGGCACCGGCCGGAGGTCGCCGTGACGGTGCGCAGTGGCCATCCCCGGGAGGTGGTGGCCGACTGGCTGGAGGGGCCCTTTGCCCATCAGCCGGTGAGCGATGATTTTGGGCTGGTGATGCACGATGCCGTGACCGTGGATGCCGAGGCGAGTCTGGCGCGGTATCGCGCCCTCCATGCGGACTGGGAGGCGCAGGTGGAGGCGGTGGCCGCGGACCTGGCGGCAGCCGCGCCGGATCTCGTGCTCGCCGATATCCCCTATCTCACGCTAGCCGCCGCGCACCGGCTTGGCCTCCCCTCCGTGGCAATGTGCTCGCTGAACTGGCGGGACATCCTGGCGCCCCTGGCGCCGGAAGATTCGGACATGCGCGCCATCCTGGCGACCATGGAGGCGGCCTATAACGGTGCCCGCGCCTTCCTGCAGCCGGCGCCGGCCATGCCCATGCCGAGTATCACCAACGGGCTGGCCATCGGTCCGGTGGGGCGGGTGGGCCGGGGGCGCTCGGCGGAGCTGCGCCAGTGGCTGGGCGCCGAGGATGGGGAGCCGGTGGTGCTGGTGGCCATGGGCGGGATCCAGCCGTCGCCCCTGCCGGTAGCGCCGGACTGCGGTCGGCCCATCCACTGGCTGCGGCCGCCGCGAGCAGGGGAGGCGCCCGCCCCGCGCCAACACGATCCGGCCACGCTGGGCTGGCCCTTTCCCGACTTGCTGGCCTCGGTGGATGCGGTGGTCACCAAGCCGGGGTACGGCACCTTCGTGGAGGCGGCGGCCGCCGGCTGCCCGGTGGTCACGTTGGACCGCGCGGGCTGGGCGGAGGCGCCGGCGCTGCTCGCCTTCCTGCGCGAGCGTGGGGGCGGGGAGGTGGTCCCGGCCGATGCGGGGCCGGCGGCCATCTGCCGGGCCCTGGACGCCGTCCTGGAGCGCGACCGCCCTGAGCCCCAGGCGCTCACCGGCAATGAGGAGGCGGCGGAGCAGTTGTGGATGGAGCTTAGGAGGGGGTCGAGAGAGGGGGAGGGCGGCCAGGTTTCGTCCGTGGGGGAGCCGGAGCGGATGGACCAGGAGCATTATTCAAACTAGAGTAGTTAGAGGTATTACCTCTGACTACGGAGTCCGCTATGGCTACCCCCACCTCCATCAAGCTCGATGAGGAACTCAAGGGTCGAGTACAGGAGCTGGCAGACGCCCGCCGGCGCTCGGCGCACTGGCTGATGCGCGAGGCCATCGAGCAGTACGTCGAGCGCGAGGAAAGGCGCGAGGCCTTCAAACAGGATGCAGTGAGAGCCTGGGAGGAATATCAGGCGACCGGCCAGTATGTTCACACTGACGCGGTGGAACACTGGCTGACCGGTTGGGGCACGGAACACGAGACGCCGCCCCCGAAATGCGACAAGTGATCTTCTCCCCGGGAGCGCTCCGGGACCTGGAACGATTGCGCGAGTTCCTCCACTCCAGGGATCCGGAAGCCGCGGCGCGGGCAGCGGGGGCGATCCTCCGGGGTATCGGGGCACTCAAGGAGCAGCCTGCTATCGGACGCCCTGTTGATGACCTGCCCGAGGAGTACCGGGACTGGTTCATCGAATTCGGTACTAGTGGCTACGTCGCTCGATATCGCCTCGACGGGGAGTTCGTCGTGATCCTGGCCATTCGCCATCAGAAAGAGGCCGGGTTCTGAAAAGGGTCGGGTCTCAGGCTCGCCAGATCGCGGCTGCCGCCGTCGTCGTGGATGCCAAGGATGAGCAGGCTCGAAGCTTCTACGAGGTCTACGAGTTCCGGCGCTTTCCCCAACAGCCTGGCCGGCTCTTTCTGCCCATGAAGCGGGTGGCCCGTCTCTTCGAGTAGGGGGCGAGGAGGGTCGGGTAATCCTCCATCAGTCCCACTCTTCTCGCAGGACCGCAAGTGTCTCAGTGGGCGTGTCACCCCAGAGCCCCGCCCCCGAGCCGCGTAAACCGAGCAGGCCGCCCCGGGTGGACGGGATCCGGCACTGCTCTGGGGAGGCGAGGACGGCGTAGGGCTTGCCCCGTTTCATGATGACCAAGGGCTCACCGCCGTGGGCGCGGTCCAGTAGCTCCGGCAAGTGTCGGCGGGCGGCTTCGGAACCGATGTTTTTCATGGCGTTCCTCCCTTGAATGTACTTACTGTACAGGGGGATTGGTTGGGACAATAAGGGAATGGGGCCCGAGGAGGAAGAAGGCAATACCTCGTTCTCAACCGCCCCGAGCCCCTGGCGCTCACCGGCAACAAGGAGGTGGCGAAGTGGTTTCAGACGGAGCTCAGGAGCGGGCCGAGAGAGGGCGAGCACGACCGGGGTTTCGGACCCATTGATTTCCTCTGGTTTGTATTCATTCTGGCACTGTCTGAACCCACAGACTGAGAACACGTATGCCGGGTCAACAATGAGAGGCCGCAATGACAGGAGCAACGGATGAAGATGCGGCCCCGGAGGGGGTCAGCGAGGTAACCGAGCGGGCCACGCGGATCAATACCAGCCGCGAGGCGTTCGAGAGCATGCTGGAGGCACTGGACCGGCCCCCACGCCCGTTGTCCCGTCTACGGCAGGCAGCGCGGCGGTACAAGGAAGCGGATGAGGTCGTGATCGAGAAGCGGGGGGATGCCCTGATCCTCCGGCCGAAGCCGCGTTCCTGGGGCGACTATTTCAAGGGCTCGGCGCAGACGCTCCCGGAGGATTTCCCGGACTCCCTCGAGGATGAGGTGCCGCAGGACCGCTAGGCGCTGTAGTGCGGTACATGCTCGATACGAACATCCGAGTTCCCGTATTGCAGGTCGAGAACTGGATGCCGGCGCATTAGGAGATGGGGGCAAGGTTTTAGGCGTCCTGGCTCGGATCAGGGGCGGCAGGCGGGAGCAGGTCTTCGATCCGCTGAAGGGCGGGCAGGGGGCCGTAGGCGGTTTCGAACTCCGCCCGGGTAGCGGCGCAGGCCGTCGGCAGTTGCGCTGTCATCTCGGCCCGGAGTTCGTCCACTAGCCGCGGGCGCAGGCCGCTGGCCCGGGCGAGGGCGTGCCAGTGTTCCGCCGTGACCTGCTCCGGCTCCCACTCCCCGCCGATGCTCATGGCCAGGCGGGTATCGATGCCGTCAATGGCACGGGTGCAGACGAGGTCGTAGAAGGGGGCCAGGCGCCACCGATTGCTCCCGGGCACCACCTGCATCAGGGCCAGGTTCTTGGCGTGGCCATCGGCATTACCGGCCAGGGTATTGAAGATCTGCCATCGCAGCAGGTTCCGGAGATCGGTAATCGGATCCTCGCTCACTTCGCGGACGAGGCCGGCGCATTCCGGGAAACCGGGGCCACCCTCGGCCTCGTACTTGCCACGAAAGCGTTCCGGCCCGAGTGCCTGCAGGAGGTCCTCCTGGTGGAGGCGCCGGAGGGTGCCGTCTTGCCAGGTTCGGTCGAACCGCTGGATGACCAGGAAGGCCTCCTCTTCGCTCTGCTCCAGATGGGTTTCCGGGGTGGGCACGCCCACCCGCTGCGCCAGCCGGTTCATGAAGGCCTCGTAGAGGGGGACATTGGCGAATTCGTCCACCCGGAATTTGAGGATGTGGCTGGAGGCGGCGGTGCCCGTGGGCAGGGCGTAGTGGCCGTCGGCGCCGCGAAAGATGGGGCATTTGTCCTGTGCGCCGGCCAGGGACAGTCGGGGTTGTGGGCCGCCGTGACGGGGAGCGTAGGCCGCGCGGCCGTGCTGGAGGACCAGTTGGTGCAGCTCCGTGCTCGACAAGGGGGCGTATGCTCCCGCTGTCGCGGGATCGGCCTCCACCGGCAGGAGAGAGAGGGCGCCCGCGCAATCCCCGCCGAATTCCCGAAGGAGCAGGAAGTCGTTGTCGGAGAGTCGGCGACTGCGGACCAGCCGCTCTCGCGCGCCGCCCTCCGGTAGCAGATTGGCGAAGAAGGCGTGGGCGGAGCGGCCCTCGGGCGGGAAGGGTTCGGCTTGCAGGGGCAGGCGGACCGACAACCGGAAGCCGTCCTCGAGCCATGCCGCGTCGTACTGGAATCCCATCCGGCCGTCGGCATTGCACCAGAGGTAGCCTAGTAGTCGCTCGCCGTACCAGACATTGAGTGCGTCGGGGTCAATCACGCTCGTCCTCCGCCGCCTGATCGAGGAGCTGCTGCACCCGATCCGCCATGCCGCGGGGGACGACGACGACCTCAAGGCCCAGCAGGCGGAGGGTCTCCAGGGTCTTGCCCAGCTGGGCGGTGGCCTTGCCGCGCTCCAGCTCCGAGAGAAATCGGATCCCGGTGCCCCCGACGTCGGCCGTTTCCTCCAGTGTCAGGCGGCGTCCCTTGCGGTGGGCGCGCATGACGCGACCCAGCTCTTCGGGGCTGCGGACGATACCGTAGTGGCGGGGAGCTTTTTTACCTATCGGGATCATTTCGGAGCCCATCTACTCTACGCGGACAATTTTTCCTTATCGGGATAATTATAGCCGGAAGGGCCATCAAGACAACTCAATTATCCCGAAAGGGAAAATTCGAGAGATAAAATGGGGCGCAAGTATTGGGAGAAAGGCCTTTACGCTTTACGTATCCTGTACGATAGTGGATTCATGATAAGGACGTTTGCCGACAAGACGACAGCGGCGCTGTTCGACGATCGGCCTGTGCGATCCGTTGCGCCTCCGCTGCGGCGGAAGGCTCGCCGGAAGCTCCTGCAACTGGACGCTGTGGACCGTGTTGAGGAGTTGCGTGTACCGCCGGGTAATCATCTCGAGAAACTGAGCGGGCAAAGGTCGGGTCAGTGGAGCATTCGAGTGGATGCCCAGTGGCGTTTGTGCTTCCGCTTCTGCGATTATCACTAGGGGGTGGCCATGACTATCGAACGGGACGAATTGTCCAGCCTGGTGCTCGAGGAGGATGCCGGTGCGGAACGCGAGGATCCGATCACGCCGGGGGAGATCCTGCGGGAGGACTTCATGGACCCGCTGGGCCTGTCGGCGGCCGCGCTGGCTCGGGCCCTCGGTGTTCCGGCCAATCGGATCACGGCCCTGCTCAAGGGGGAGCGTGGTGTTACCGCGGATACCGCGCTGCGGCTGTCCCGCTATTTTGGCACCACGCCGGAATTCTGGATGCGGCTGCAGTCCGAGTACGAGTTGCGGCGGGCGCGGCAGACCATCGCAGGGGAGATCGAGCGGACCGTCTCGCCAAGGGTCGCGTAGGGCTTTGGCGGGACGGTGGCAGGGTCAGCGAGGTTCCCGCATGCGCGGGAACGACGGTGTCTCGCTAAAGGGGTCGGGTCTTAAAAGAGCATTGAATCGGGGCCGTAGCAAAGCTCGAGACCCTCAATCAGTGAGCCTGCTCGAGACGATTCGGGCGAAGAGGCGGAAGTCATCCAGGTGGCGGGCGCAGATGGAGTGGACGATATTCCAGTCGATGCGTTCGTAGTTGTGGACAGCAATGTTACGAAAGCCGACGGCCTTCTTGAGCCCGAGTGCCAGGGGTTCCTCGATGATCCCGGCCTCGGCCAGTCGGTCGAAGGTCTCACCCATGGTATTGGGGGGTGGTAACTCCAGGGAGGCCAGCAAATGAGCGCCGATGTCGACGCACTGCTGCACGGCGCGCGAGAGGTTCAGGGCAAGGATGTCCTGAGTGTCGGCATCCTGTTGTAGCTCGCCCGGCGTCTCCGGGCAACGCTGCGCCACGCGTTGAACGCAGTAGCGCAGGCTCTCCAGCTTCTGCTCGACTACCCGTCGATCCAAGCCTGCCTCCGTTCCGCCAGGATCCGGTCGCGGTAGGGGAGAAAGTCGGCCTTATCAAAGAGGTGCCTCGTCACCAGGC
This region of Thiohalospira halophila DSM 15071 genomic DNA includes:
- a CDS encoding glycosyltransferase family protein, with the translated sequence MTQSPHLLAAVSAHGLGHLAQIASVINALRRHRPEVAVTVRSGHPREVVADWLEGPFAHQPVSDDFGLVMHDAVTVDAEASLARYRALHADWEAQVEAVAADLAAAAPDLVLADIPYLTLAAAHRLGLPSVAMCSLNWRDILAPLAPEDSDMRAILATMEAAYNGARAFLQPAPAMPMPSITNGLAIGPVGRVGRGRSAELRQWLGAEDGEPVVLVAMGGIQPSPLPVAPDCGRPIHWLRPPRAGEAPAPRQHDPATLGWPFPDLLASVDAVVTKPGYGTFVEAAAAGCPVVTLDRAGWAEAPALLAFLRERGGGEVVPADAGPAAICRALDAVLERDRPEPQALTGNEEAAEQLWMELRRGSREGEGGQVSSVGEPERMDQEHYSN
- a CDS encoding CopG family ribbon-helix-helix protein, whose protein sequence is MATPTSIKLDEELKGRVQELADARRRSAHWLMREAIEQYVEREERREAFKQDAVRAWEEYQATGQYVHTDAVEHWLTGWGTEHETPPPKCDK
- a CDS encoding type II toxin-antitoxin system RelE/ParE family toxin, with amino-acid sequence MRQVIFSPGALRDLERLREFLHSRDPEAAARAAGAILRGIGALKEQPAIGRPVDDLPEEYRDWFIEFGTSGYVARYRLDGEFVVILAIRHQKEAGF
- a CDS encoding type II toxin-antitoxin system Phd/YefM family antitoxin; protein product: MKNIGSEAARRHLPELLDRAHGGEPLVIMKRGKPYAVLASPEQCRIPSTRGGLLGLRGSGAGLWGDTPTETLAVLREEWD
- a CDS encoding antitoxin, with the protein product MSRLRQAARRYKEADEVVIEKRGDALILRPKPRSWGDYFKGSAQTLPEDFPDSLEDEVPQDR
- a CDS encoding type II toxin-antitoxin system HipA family toxin; amino-acid sequence: MIDPDALNVWYGERLLGYLWCNADGRMGFQYDAAWLEDGFRLSVRLPLQAEPFPPEGRSAHAFFANLLPEGGARERLVRSRRLSDNDFLLLREFGGDCAGALSLLPVEADPATAGAYAPLSSTELHQLVLQHGRAAYAPRHGGPQPRLSLAGAQDKCPIFRGADGHYALPTGTAASSHILKFRVDEFANVPLYEAFMNRLAQRVGVPTPETHLEQSEEEAFLVIQRFDRTWQDGTLRRLHQEDLLQALGPERFRGKYEAEGGPGFPECAGLVREVSEDPITDLRNLLRWQIFNTLAGNADGHAKNLALMQVVPGSNRWRLAPFYDLVCTRAIDGIDTRLAMSIGGEWEPEQVTAEHWHALARASGLRPRLVDELRAEMTAQLPTACAATRAEFETAYGPLPALQRIEDLLPPAAPDPSQDA
- a CDS encoding helix-turn-helix domain-containing protein, producing MGSEMIPIGKKAPRHYGIVRSPEELGRVMRAHRKGRRLTLEETADVGGTGIRFLSELERGKATAQLGKTLETLRLLGLEVVVVPRGMADRVQQLLDQAAEDERD
- a CDS encoding type II toxin-antitoxin system RelE/ParE family toxin, which gives rise to MIRTFADKTTAALFDDRPVRSVAPPLRRKARRKLLQLDAVDRVEELRVPPGNHLEKLSGQRSGQWSIRVDAQWRLCFRFCDYH
- a CDS encoding HigA family addiction module antitoxin, with protein sequence MTIERDELSSLVLEEDAGAEREDPITPGEILREDFMDPLGLSAAALARALGVPANRITALLKGERGVTADTALRLSRYFGTTPEFWMRLQSEYELRRARQTIAGEIERTVSPRVA
- the hepT gene encoding type VII toxin-antitoxin system HepT family RNase toxin; its protein translation is MDRRVVEQKLESLRYCVQRVAQRCPETPGELQQDADTQDILALNLSRAVQQCVDIGAHLLASLELPPPNTMGETFDRLAEAGIIEEPLALGLKKAVGFRNIAVHNYERIDWNIVHSICARHLDDFRLFARIVSSRLTD